ATCAGTGTTTGCCGTTGTTGATATTTATTTTGTTGGAGCTTTGGGAGCATCGGCAATCGCAACTGTTGGTCTTACTGAAACTTATTTATTTCTATTGTATTCCGTTGCAATGGGTTTGTCTTTTTCAGTTACTGCTATCATTGCAAGGAGAATTGGAGAAAAAGAAAAAGACAAAGCAGGTATAGCGGCAATTCAATCCATCTGGATAGCCATCCTTGCTTCCGTTCCTTTTGCAATTGCTGGAATATTTTTTTCAAAAGAACTTCTCAAACTAATGGGTGGAGACGAGTGGGTTTTGACAGAAGGATACCATTATATGCAATGGATGTTAGGTGGAAATATTGTCATCGTACTTCTCTTTCTTATCAATGCGGTTTTTCGTGGAGCAGGGGATGCCGCTATTTCAATGAGAGTGTTATGGGTATCTAACGGTCTCAATATTGTTTTAGATCCTATTTTTATTTTTGGTTGGGGACCAATACCAGCTTACGGAATAACAGGTGCTGCAATTGCCACTAACCTAGGTCGTGGGGTAGGAGTTCTTTTCCAATTATGGCTGTTATTTCAAGGTGGAAAACATATCAAAATCTTGAAATCACATCTAAAATTAGAATGGGAAACCATACAGGGAATCTTAAAAACCTCACTTGGTGGGATTGGACAAATGATTGTTGGGATGACATCTTGGATCTTTATTATGAGAATACTATCGGAGTTCGGGAGTCAAACGGTTGCCGGAGCAACCATAGCATTAAGGACGATGATGTTTACCATGATGCCTTCTTGGGGGATGTCTAACGCAGTTGCTACGTTAGTTGGTCAAAACTTAGGAGCAGGTAAACCGGATCGTGCGGAACAATCCGTTTGGTTTACTGGTTTTTGTAATATGGGGTATTTAATTCTTGTATCCATTTTTTACTTTTTTTGGAGTGAAAACTTAATTTCCATTTTCTCAAATGACGAGGAAGTCATCGCAATTGGTGGTAAATGGTTACAAATTGTATCATACTCATATTTTATTTATGCATGGTGGATGGCTGCAGGACAAGCTTTCAATGGTGCGGGAGATACAATCACTCCTACAAAAATTAATATCGTTTTCTTTTGGGTCATTCAAATACCTTTAGCCTATCTATTAGGAAAACATTTCGATTTTGGCTCCACAGGTGTATTTTGGTCTATTATGATTTCAGAATCTTCTGTAGGAGTGTTTACTCTTTGGTTATTCACGAAAGGAAATTGGAAACAAACAAAAGTATAGAGAGAATAAAGTTATGAAATCAGAGGTAACAAAATCAATTGATGAATACATAGGAAGATTTCCAAAAGATGTGCAAGAAATTCTTCAAAAGGTTCGAAGTACGATCCAAAAAGAAGCGCCGAATGCATCAGAGAAAATTAGTTATGCGATGCCAACATTCGAACTAAATGGAAACTTGGTGCATTTCGCAGCTTACGCAAATCATATTGGTTTTTATGCGCTTCCTTCTGGAAATCTTGCTTTTCAAAAAGAAATTTCTAAATATAAAAATGGGAAAGGCTCAATTCAATTTCCATTAAAAGAGCCGATTCCCTATGATTTGATCAAAAAAATTGTTAAATTTAGAGTTAACGAAAACTTAGAAAAATATAAGAAAAAAAATCAAAAAAAAAAGACTACAAACTTAAAAAAACCAATCTCGAAAACATTGTAAATACTGATTTGTTGTTTCTTCGATGTTATTACTTTTTATTTTAATAAAAGTAATCTTTCCATAAGAGCATCGTTAAGATATATTTCGATTTACAAGAGAAGATTTATCATAAAAGTTAATCCATCTGTTTTTGTGAATGAGGACCATAAATGGAGTTTGAAAACAAAAGCATACTTTATTTATGGAATAGTCGTGTTATGTTTGCAACCAACAATATGCAAACTGATTTTCATTCACATTATGCAGCAACATTAGCTATCTCTTTAGAAAAAAATATAACAATCGAAACTGAATTAGGAAAAGAAGAATATCGAGTGGCTTTAGTTGGCCCAAATACGTATCATCGAACTGTGTCGCCTGGAGTAGAAATGGTCGCATTGTTGATAGATCCAGAAACGTATGAATTTGGATCTATTTCTGAATCTATTTCTTCTGGTGAAGTCAAACGATTGGAAATTAAAAAATTTTTGCCATTAATCGAATCGTTATGGTCATTGTATTATGGCGATTTAAATAATTACGAAGCAACACAGCTCCAGATTAATTTACTTCGAACGGTCTATCCATTTGAAGAATTAAAGACTTCAATCGATCCAAGAATTCTAAAAATTGCTAAAAAAATTCGGTTGGAAGTTCCAAATCGAATTCGAATGAAGGAAATAGGAAAAGATTTTTCTATTTCAGAAGATAGATTGATTCGCTTGTTTAAAGAAAATTTAGGAATCCCTCTGCGAAGGTACCTGTTATGGGTTCGTATCTTGCGTGCAGTGAAAGAAATAAAGGCAGGTAACAATCTTACCGATGCAGCCCATGCAGCAGGATTTTCTGATTCGGCCCATTTCTCAAGAACCTTCAAAGAAAATTTTGGATTTATACCCTCTCTTTTTTTTGGTCACCTCAAAACTGCCGACGTTCGATTTTGTGAATCCGATGAAAGTTTTCATTAAATTTTAAAAATACCGGAATCGTTCAAGCAGAGTTTTTTATATTTTGTTATTCTTTTTTTCTACTAAGGAAAAAAAGACCCATGCCATTACTGCAAGAAAAAGGCTTATTATCAAAATTATCATCAAAACTTTCAAAACTTAGCTCTGAATCGATTCGAATTCCTACTCTAGAAGAAAAAAACGGATTTTTAAAAGCTCAAAAACTTGCTTATGACTGTGTTACTACCGTTGAGAAGGAAATGTTACCAGGTTGGACAGAAAAACAAACAGCAAAAAGAATGGATGAGTTTCTGCTAGATCACGGAGTAAAAACATTTTTACATCGACCATTTGCTTGGTTTGGTGAACACGCAAGGTTTGACGGATACAAACGATTCACTCAATTTCATCCAGGTAAAAAGCGATTGGTTGAGGAAGAATCTTTTATTTTGGATGTATCACCGGTGGTCGATGGATATATCGGCGATATAGGTTATTCTTCTTCTTTAATCAAAAATTCTGAACTTGACTCCGGGATGAAATACCTATTGCAACTTCGTGAAGAGATCCCAAAATATTTCAGTTCTACAATGACTCCATCAGAGATTTGGTGGAAAATTGATTCCGATGCAAAACAATCTGGTTTCGATAATGTACACTCGTTATATCCTTTTGCTGTTCTTGGACATAGAGTATATAAAGTAAATCTTCCTAATGTTTCTTTTCCTTTGTTGCCAGTGAGTTTTGCAAGTTGGTTTAGCTTGCAAGGGTCTATTAAATTTTTATCTCACAAAGTTTTACCAGAATTATTAACTCCAGACCATCAGGGTAACAAAGTGGGTTTATGGGCAGTGGAGCCACATTTAGGGAAAGGTAAAACGGGATTTAAATTTGAAGAGATTTTAGTCGTAGAAGAAAACAATGCCTATTGGTTAGACGATGAAGTCCCACATGTAAAAAAATACCAAATATTGAACGGAAAGAACTAAAATGAAAACTCAAAAATACTATTTTTTTCTAATTATATTCGCTATTGGTTGTAATACAGATAATATTAAAATTGGAAAAGCATACAAATTAGGACCAGTACCAAATACTATTCAGGACGTAACTAAACCCGATCCATTTTTACAAAATTTGAATGTCACCATGCCGCTGTTACCTGGTCATGATGATCTTATCTTTAACAATCAAGATCAAGTAGCTTATGCATCTGGAATGGATGGTTGGATCTGGAAATTAGACTTTCAATCAAACCTTGCAACCGCGTGGGTAAAACCGCCTG
This genomic stretch from Leptospira meyeri harbors:
- a CDS encoding MATE family efflux transporter; amino-acid sequence: MTSASLWQDLKKALAGSEEDYTEVSIRKAVFLLSVPMVLELVLESVFAVVDIYFVGALGASAIATVGLTETYLFLLYSVAMGLSFSVTAIIARRIGEKEKDKAGIAAIQSIWIAILASVPFAIAGIFFSKELLKLMGGDEWVLTEGYHYMQWMLGGNIVIVLLFLINAVFRGAGDAAISMRVLWVSNGLNIVLDPIFIFGWGPIPAYGITGAAIATNLGRGVGVLFQLWLLFQGGKHIKILKSHLKLEWETIQGILKTSLGGIGQMIVGMTSWIFIMRILSEFGSQTVAGATIALRTMMFTMMPSWGMSNAVATLVGQNLGAGKPDRAEQSVWFTGFCNMGYLILVSIFYFFWSENLISIFSNDEEVIAIGGKWLQIVSYSYFIYAWWMAAGQAFNGAGDTITPTKINIVFFWVIQIPLAYLLGKHFDFGSTGVFWSIMISESSVGVFTLWLFTKGNWKQTKV
- a CDS encoding helix-turn-helix transcriptional regulator, with product MFATNNMQTDFHSHYAATLAISLEKNITIETELGKEEYRVALVGPNTYHRTVSPGVEMVALLIDPETYEFGSISESISSGEVKRLEIKKFLPLIESLWSLYYGDLNNYEATQLQINLLRTVYPFEELKTSIDPRILKIAKKIRLEVPNRIRMKEIGKDFSISEDRLIRLFKENLGIPLRRYLLWVRILRAVKEIKAGNNLTDAAHAAGFSDSAHFSRTFKENFGFIPSLFFGHLKTADVRFCESDESFH
- a CDS encoding M24 family metallopeptidase, with the translated sequence MPLLQEKGLLSKLSSKLSKLSSESIRIPTLEEKNGFLKAQKLAYDCVTTVEKEMLPGWTEKQTAKRMDEFLLDHGVKTFLHRPFAWFGEHARFDGYKRFTQFHPGKKRLVEEESFILDVSPVVDGYIGDIGYSSSLIKNSELDSGMKYLLQLREEIPKYFSSTMTPSEIWWKIDSDAKQSGFDNVHSLYPFAVLGHRVYKVNLPNVSFPLLPVSFASWFSLQGSIKFLSHKVLPELLTPDHQGNKVGLWAVEPHLGKGKTGFKFEEILVVEENNAYWLDDEVPHVKKYQILNGKN
- a CDS encoding iron chaperone, yielding MKSEVTKSIDEYIGRFPKDVQEILQKVRSTIQKEAPNASEKISYAMPTFELNGNLVHFAAYANHIGFYALPSGNLAFQKEISKYKNGKGSIQFPLKEPIPYDLIKKIVKFRVNENLEKYKKKNQKKKTTNLKKPISKTL